One Misgurnus anguillicaudatus chromosome 20, ASM2758022v2, whole genome shotgun sequence DNA segment encodes these proteins:
- the slc39a7 gene encoding zinc transporter Slc39a7 — protein MWSFRTLWLQSLVIAMIFVGQQAYVYSHEHGHGHHHHGHAHGEGGCHGHSHGGVKMHHGASKWSAEANLPFAEEEHHGHEHGHGHEHGHGHEHGHGHEHGHGHEHGHGHEHGHGHEHGHEHGHGHEHGHGHEHGHGHEHGAERVKREAEGGKRNMVELWMQAVGATLLISAAPFLILFLIPVESNTDQHQNLLKVLLSFASGGLLGDAFLHLIPHALEPHSHHGESHGDEESHGHSQDSGESHGHSHGAAHGHMMSVGLWVLGGIVAFLVVEKFVRLLKGGHSHSHSHAPSKAKDSDGKEMKTDEKTGTKVRSNKKTEKTSDIKVSGYLNLAADFTHNFTDGLAIGASFLVNPAVGAVTTITILLHEVPHEIGDFAILVQSGCTKRKAMCLQLLTAIGALAGTACSLLAEGVGAAATAWILPFTAGGFIYIATVTVLPELLVGRSSFCQSMLEIMALLFGVGMMVLIAEYE, from the exons ATGTGGTCCTTTCGCACACTTTGGTTACAGAGTTTGGTCATTGCTATGATCTTCGTGGGCCAGCAAGCATATGTTTACTCCCATGAACATGGACATGGTCACCATCATCATGGACACGCCCACGGTGAAGGTGGTTGCCACGGACACTCGCACGGTGGGGTAAAGATGCACCACGGAGCGAGCAAATGGAGCGCTGAAGCTAATTTGCCTTTTGCCGAAGAGGAGCACCATGGCCACGAACACGGCCATGGCCACGAACACGGCCATGGCCACGAACACGGCCATGGCCACGAACACGGCCATGGCCACGAACACGGCCATGGCCACGAACACGGCCATGGCCACGAACACGGCCACGAACACGGCCATGGCCACGAACACGGCCATGGCCACGAACACGGCCATGGCCACGAACACGGTGCAGAGCGAGTGAAAAGAGAAGCAGAGGGAGGAAAACGCAACATGGTCGAACTCTGGATGCAG GCAGTTGGAGCGACTTTGTTGATCAGTGCAGCACCCTTCCTCATCCTCTTCCTCATCCCAGTGGAATCCAACACCGACCAGCACCAGAACCTCCTTAAAGTGCTCTTGAGTTTTGCATCTGGAGGTTTGCTGGGTGATGCCTTCCTTCATCTCATCCCTCATGCTCTAG AACCTCACTCTCACCACGGCGAATCACACGGTGACGAGGAGTCACATGGTCACTCACAAGACAGCGGGGAGTCACATGGTCATTCCCATG GTGCTGCCCATGGTCACATGATGTCTGTGGGTTTGTGGGTACTGGGCGGCATTGTTGCATTTCTCGTGGTTGAGAAATTTGTTCGTCTTTTGAAGGGAGGACATTCTCACTCTCACTCTCATG CTCCTTCAAAAGCAAAAGACAGTGATGGAAAAGAGATGAAGACAGATGAGAAGACGGGCACAAAGGTTCGCTCTAATAAGAAGACAGAAAAGACTTCTG atATTAAAGTGTCTGGATATCTGAACCTGGCCGCAGATTTTACGCACAATTTTACAGATGGTCTCGCAATTGGAGCGTCATTCCTGGTCAACCCAGCAGTTGGTGCCGTGACCACCATCACCATCCTTCTACATGAGGTTCCACATGAGATTGGAGACTTCGCTATTCTCGTCCAATCAGGCTGCACCAAAAGAAAG GCCATGTGTCTACAGCTTCTCACTGCTATTGGTGCATTAGCTGGAACAGCCTGCTCTTTATTGGCTGAAGGGGTGGGTGCGGCGGCCACCGCTTGGATTCTTCCCTTCACGGCCGGAGGCTTCATTTATATTGCCACAGTCACGGTTCTGCCCGAGTTGCTGGTCGGACGCTCTAGCTTCTGCCAGTCCATGCTGGAGATTATGGCCCTGCTGTTTGGAGTGGGAATGATGGTGCTGATCGCAGAGTATGAGTGA